The DNA segment TTTCGCTGGGCGACCAGGATCTGTCGCAGTTTGTTTTCTTCAGCGACCCCCAGTTCTTCTTCGGTTCGAATCCGAGCCGAAATCGCTTCCAGGCGTTGTTCTTCTTCGACCTTCGATGCAGACGCGTGTTCGCGGGCCCTGATTTCAGCAATTTCGCGAGTCTGTTTCTCGACCGCTTCAACGCGTTGTCGTTCCAGTTCCAGGATGGTTTCTTCTGCTTCGACGTCTTGTTTCTTAAGGGTCTTTTCTTTGTCACGAGTGAATTGGTTTTCTTTAACCTTTTCACCCGAGGTCAGTTCGGTGATCTTTTTGATCCCTTCCGCGTCCAGGATGTTGTTGGGATTCAACAATTCCAGCGGTGTTTGTTCGAGGAAGTCGATCGCGGCGTCATCAAGGCGGTAACCGTTTAGGTCGGTACCGATCACCTTGAGGATCTCTCCTTTGAACTCTTCACGTTTTTCGTACAGGTCGATGAAATCGAACTGCTTGCCAACGGTTTTAAGGGCTTCGCTGAATTTCGAATCAAACAGTTCTCGCAGCGTTTCCAACTGGCTGCAGCGTTTCGCACCAATCGACTGGGCGACTTCTTTGATCTCTTCCGGACTTTTGTCGACTCGAATGAAGAATGCCACGCGGATGTCGGCGCGGATATTGTCACGGCAGATCAGACCTTCGGAACCTTCGCGAGCGATTTCAAAACTCTTTAGCGTCAGGTCCATGTGTTCCATGCGTTGCAGCAGTGGGATCACAAAGATACCGGCGGCGGTACACGTTTTTAGACCTCCCGATCCACTTCGGATGACCGCTTCGTCAGGACCGACTTTGATGTAATACTTGCTGGTGATGATCGCCGCGAATAGAGCGATGAAGATCATCACGCCAATCACGGTAATGCCAGTCCAAGCCAAGCTGGAGACGGCTAGAACGATGGGGAAAGTCATGGAAGTACCTCAGGGTCAACTTTGGTGACGATGTAAATGCGTTTGACGGGGTCGAAGCCAATGATCCGTGCTTGTTCGCCTTTGGAGAGGATGGCTCCATCGGTTCGAATGTTCAGCAGTAGTGGGGAGGCATCCGTTTTGTAACGCCCCTGTCCAAAGGATGAATCCGCACGAAACGTGCAGACCGTACAGTCCCGACCCATTAAATGGGCCGCATCGAACTGCGGTTCGGGCGCAAAAACTTTCGCCATCGGTCCCGTCATTATTTTTGTTAGACCTACGGCTATCACAATGTTCCTTATCGTTAGCAATAAGCTAATCCAAAGAGTTGGTTGATAACGGAAATTGTCAGATTGGGACCACAGAATCCATGTGACCGTCCAATACAGCAGGGTAAAGGTCCCTGCCCACATGATGATGGGAACGCGACCGAGGTTCAGCCAACGCAGGGTCAGCATCCCGACTCCGCCAAAAATATCAGAGGCTCCGTGCCCCACGTCGATATTCGATTCGAAGTCGACATCAAAGTCAGCGTCGGGAGATTCCGGTAGATCGATTCCGGCATCGGGGGCGTCTAAGTCCAGCCCCAAGTCGGCATCGGGGCTGTCCATGTCCAGGTCGACCGCCCCCAGGATCGAGAGCAGTAAATAGCAAATCAGTAGCCCCATCAGGACGGATGCAGGCCACATCGGTCCGACGAACATGGAATCGAGAAAAGTTTCGATGGCATTCCACACGGTTGGAAAACCCTTAACAGAGGAGTGATGAGCGAATGGACGCTAGTCTAGCCCGTCCGGTTTGAGGCATGTCGCGCCTCCAAGCTTTCCAAAGCAAGAAATTACGGAGCCGCCGCAGGCCGAAACCCTACCCGTGAAGGCAGGAAGCCAAGAAAAGTAGGGCGCTCAAAGCGGTCGGAAAACCGAAGAATCGCGAGGTTTGCGAGAGCGTCAGATGGTGGGGAGTGTCGTTTGACCAGAGTCTGGCGAGCGTCGCGACCGTCGCCAGACGGTGGTTTCTGAGCATTCTTCACGCTCTGGCCAGCCGTATAGCTTGCGGGCAGATGGTGTCCCCGCTCTGGCCAGTCGTAGGTGCGGCCAGGCGTTGGAATTCTGTCCTTGGCACTTTCTAAATCGCTTTGCCTTCTTCCCTGAGGCATTGCTAAAAAGCTACTCCTTGGGGGCTTCGGTCTGCTTCGTGATCGAAACCGTATCAAAAAGTTGCCCATCCAAGTCGTACGATTTTAGTTGCAGTTCCTTGCCGTTGACGGCGACATAGACGAAGTGGTGGCCGCGGCGAACGGTTTGCTGGAATGGAGGTCGGATCGGTCCGGCTTGCTCCAGTCCTCCTCCACCGCCTCCGGTGACCATGTAGATGGTGCCACGATCGTTTTGAGGTTTTTCGTTGTGCATTTTCCAGGTTCGCTCGTAGGAATGGATATGACCATTCCAGACGATGTCGACGCCGAAGCGATCGAACAACTTGGTCATTGGGCGAATCCTTAGATCGCCCCAACTGCTTTTTCCTTTCCAGAGGTCTCCGTAGTCGTTTTCGTCGGAGGAATAGGCCGGGTGATGAAAGCTAATAAACGTCCAAACGACTTTGCCTTCTGCTTTTTCTGTTTCGAGTGCGGCGAGTTGTTTTTCTAACCATTGGTACTGTTCGCTTTCAGGCCCCATTTCCTTGTTTGAATCGAGCATAAAGAAGGCCGCGTTTCCATACCGAAACGAGTAGTAGTACTCGGGGGAAGGAAGGTCCATGTACCGGTAATAATGATCCGCGTTCCGTTCATGATTCCCAAGCACCGGGTAGAAAGGGACTCGCGAGATCAGCGGGTTCATACTGGAGAAAAATTGATAGACCCATTGGTTCTTTTCGGTGCCAGTACTGACAAGGTCGCCAGGGATCACCAAAAAGTTGGGGCGAAGTCCCCAAGCTAATTCGCCGACTTTGCCACTGACGGCCGGGTTGCCCTGCGTGTCAGAGATGACTGCAAAGGCGTATGGGGTTTCCGGTAGCGAAGCGGTCTGAAATGAAAGGACTTCGCTTTGGACCGAAGTTTTTGTTTCCGGATCGGTCGCCGTGACTTGGTAGTAATGCCCGGTTTGTGGTGCCAATCCATCAAGCAATGCCGAGTGGATCGTTTTGTCGTCGGAGGCGGCGGACGCTTTGCGGTTGAATTCAGCGGTCTCTCCGAAGCGAACCGATACTTCGCATTCCGCGTTCGTTTCGCAGACCACACGGATGCTGTCGGTGGTCGCGTACTGTAGGAAAGGGGCGACTAGAAACGCCAGTGGTTCTTTCTTCTTTGCTGTAGGAGGCAGTTCCGCCCAATCTTTTTGATGTTCGAAATCATGTTCAATCCAGGCTTGTTTTGCAGCCAAGTCGTAGACGGCGATTTTGGCTAACCGGCCACGCATGGGAATCCTTTCATTCATATCCAAATAGGCGCCGACTGCGAGGGTCGCTGTGTCGGGATAAAGGATCGGGCCACCCTGGGCATCGGATTCTGCATCCAGTTTTCCATTGACCCATAGCTGCATGGTTTCACCATCGTAGACCCCGGCGACGTGATACCACTTTCCCTGGACGACTTCGGTTTTGCCTTCCAGATAAGTCATCATTCCATTGCCATCGTCTGCATCTTGGCTGGAAAGCCCGAATGAAAAAGTATCGTTGTTGTAGCCTAGGATCCAGCCTGTTTCGGCGTCTCCGTTATCCTGCAGGGCTGAGACGATCCCGCCATAACGTGTCATTTCGTCCAGCGATACCCACGCGGCAATTGTGATGGCCTTTGGCGGAAGCTTTTCTTGCAGGGCTGCCCAAGGCTGATCAGCGATGAAATACGATTTGCTTCCTTCAAGGCGGATTGCGTTTAGGCCGTCGGAATCTTCGAGGGTCGGAGTCCCTTGGGCCGTCAGTTTGGGACCAAGTTGGCTTTCCAGGATCCCATCCTTAAAAAATGGAATTCCGAAAACCCAATGGGCTCGAGGGTCAGGGCCATCGTGTCCGTAGGTCCCCGATAGGTTCACGGCGACCAGGAGTAGACAGGTAACCGAACGAACAAGCCATTGTCGTGTCAGACGCATTGGGTAACTCAAGCAATCAGGAAGGAATTCTTAGAAGTCGTCAAGCAATGGGATGGGTTACGGTTGTTGGACCGCTTCGCCGCCACTTCGAGTTCCCAAGGCAGAGAAGATGGCCATGTCGACCGTTTCGGAAAGAAATCGAACCGATCCATCCCCAAAACAGAACTGCGCACCGCTGGGGTGCTGGCTGCTGAAACTGACTTCGTAGGCGCCCCATTCTGGCGAGGCGTCCGCACGAGCAATTGTAACCGGTTTTGGATAGTTGATTTGGACGGCTGTCGAGCCACCCATTTCGGACCAGTCCGTACCTTCCCAGTTATCGAAGTCGTCCCCGCCGATCGCCCAGTGGTCTTTCCGGCCGGAATTGGCTTCTTCGGCGGTCGATGCGATCGAGGCCAATTCGGGGTCGGGTTCGGCTTCCCCAAACATCAGCGTGTTCGACAGTCCGTCGGTGACGTCGCGGAAACCGGTTGCGCCACCCATGCCACCTTGGCTGATCCGAGCGCGGTCGGGATGGCGTGTTTGGATCATGCCGTCTAGTTCGGCGTGGTGTTTGGTCGTCTGGCCGCTGCCCCAGGTAGCGATATTTCCTCGTCCCCATCCCCATGAAGGTTTCCAGTCGTTGGGTTGGATTCCGGTGACGACCGCTAGGTAGTTTGCCGGCACGCGAGCGGCAACAAACCATGGCGGCGAGTATACCGACGCGTCAAAGACGGCCTCTGGGGCGACCGAAGATGGGCACCGCATCACGCTGATCATGGTTTCGCAGGCGGCTACTTGCCGGTCCCGCGGATTGGAGGACGTGATGTCGGCGTTGCTGAGGGCGGTTCCCGCAGCCCAGTTGGTCGAACCGAATGTAAGCGATTCGTACAGGTTGGTCTGTTCACAGTAGGGCATCACAAACGCGCTCCAGTGGCCACCTTCCTGAGCTTCGCCAAGCATCGGCAGGTCTTCTTTGTGGGTGTCGGCAAAGTTGTGCGTCGCCAAGCCCAGTTGCTTTAGATTGTTGCTGCATTGCATCCTGCGTGCGGCTTCACGGGCCGCTTGGACCGCGGGCAGTAGCAAGCCGACAAGGACGCCGATGATCGCAATGACCACCAGCAGTTCTACAAGGGTAAAGGCGTGTCGTTGATTTAGGTTTTGAAGTTTCATCGGTTGGGTCTTTTGAATGAA comes from the Roseimaritima multifibrata genome and includes:
- a CDS encoding DUF1559 domain-containing protein, whose product is MKLQNLNQRHAFTLVELLVVIAIIGVLVGLLLPAVQAAREAARRMQCSNNLKQLGLATHNFADTHKEDLPMLGEAQEGGHWSAFVMPYCEQTNLYESLTFGSTNWAAGTALSNADITSSNPRDRQVAACETMISVMRCPSSVAPEAVFDASVYSPPWFVAARVPANYLAVVTGIQPNDWKPSWGWGRGNIATWGSGQTTKHHAELDGMIQTRHPDRARISQGGMGGATGFRDVTDGLSNTLMFGEAEPDPELASIASTAEEANSGRKDHWAIGGDDFDNWEGTDWSEMGGSTAVQINYPKPVTIARADASPEWGAYEVSFSSQHPSGAQFCFGDGSVRFLSETVDMAIFSALGTRSGGEAVQQP
- a CDS encoding LamG-like jellyroll fold domain-containing protein, which encodes MRLTRQWLVRSVTCLLLVAVNLSGTYGHDGPDPRAHWVFGIPFFKDGILESQLGPKLTAQGTPTLEDSDGLNAIRLEGSKSYFIADQPWAALQEKLPPKAITIAAWVSLDEMTRYGGIVSALQDNGDAETGWILGYNNDTFSFGLSSQDADDGNGMMTYLEGKTEVVQGKWYHVAGVYDGETMQLWVNGKLDAESDAQGGPILYPDTATLAVGAYLDMNERIPMRGRLAKIAVYDLAAKQAWIEHDFEHQKDWAELPPTAKKKEPLAFLVAPFLQYATTDSIRVVCETNAECEVSVRFGETAEFNRKASAASDDKTIHSALLDGLAPQTGHYYQVTATDPETKTSVQSEVLSFQTASLPETPYAFAVISDTQGNPAVSGKVGELAWGLRPNFLVIPGDLVSTGTEKNQWVYQFFSSMNPLISRVPFYPVLGNHERNADHYYRYMDLPSPEYYYSFRYGNAAFFMLDSNKEMGPESEQYQWLEKQLAALETEKAEGKVVWTFISFHHPAYSSDENDYGDLWKGKSSWGDLRIRPMTKLFDRFGVDIVWNGHIHSYERTWKMHNEKPQNDRGTIYMVTGGGGGGLEQAGPIRPPFQQTVRRGHHFVYVAVNGKELQLKSYDLDGQLFDTVSITKQTEAPKE
- a CDS encoding OB-fold-containig protein; amino-acid sequence: MWNAIETFLDSMFVGPMWPASVLMGLLICYLLLSILGAVDLDMDSPDADLGLDLDAPDAGIDLPESPDADFDVDFESNIDVGHGASDIFGGVGMLTLRWLNLGRVPIIMWAGTFTLLYWTVTWILWSQSDNFRYQPTLWISLLLTIRNIVIAVGLTKIMTGPMAKVFAPEPQFDAAHLMGRDCTVCTFRADSSFGQGRYKTDASPLLLNIRTDGAILSKGEQARIIGFDPVKRIYIVTKVDPEVLP